In a single window of the Olivibacter sp. SDN3 genome:
- a CDS encoding dihydrofolate reductase family protein encodes MAELTYYVASTVDHFIAGPNGEADASLFFYEGDHVSDFLSFIQKCAGVLMGSNTYEFGFQFGLSPGEPSYKGVKHYIFSSSLSFESNDDVQLISGNAIDYVKELKANTEGTLWLCGGGGLAGSLLDAGLLDKLILKVNPIIIQQGIPLFGASERKIKLTLLDLKHYQNGIILPTYKIDY; translated from the coding sequence ATGGCTGAGTTAACTTATTATGTTGCTAGTACGGTCGATCATTTTATTGCAGGACCTAACGGAGAGGCAGACGCTTCGCTTTTCTTTTACGAAGGGGATCACGTGTCTGACTTTTTATCTTTTATACAGAAGTGTGCCGGGGTATTGATGGGATCCAATACTTATGAATTTGGCTTTCAGTTCGGCTTATCGCCCGGAGAGCCATCTTACAAAGGGGTAAAACACTATATTTTCTCCAGCTCACTTAGCTTTGAATCTAATGACGATGTACAACTTATCAGTGGAAATGCTATCGATTATGTTAAAGAACTTAAAGCCAACACCGAAGGAACTTTATGGCTGTGCGGAGGCGGAGGACTTGCTGGAAGCTTATTGGACGCTGGCTTGCTCGACAAGCTCATTCTAAAGGTCAATCCGATTATCATCCAGCAGGGAATCCCTCTTTTTGGCGCTAGTGAGAGAAAAATTAAATTGACGTTACTCGATCTAAAGCATTATCAGAACGGTATAATACTTCCAACGTATAAGATCGACTATTAA
- a CDS encoding TonB-dependent receptor domain-containing protein, with the protein MKAIHTISPTICSKHPLITGFCCLFSILLFFISPTVAQETTATINGTVKDETSHPIDFATVSLLKATDSSYIRSAYADEKGLYSLSAEKEGKYILMASMMGYRKNYQNIEVAKEQKQVAAPDLVLSMEAQSLGEVTVTAQLPPVERKDGALVVNVENSALAAGNTALDILQRSPGVTVDRDGNISLMGRQGVIVMIDGKQTYLSAEQLANLLRSMDGSNIQSIELNTNPSAKYDAAGTAGIINIKLKKNKMEGTNGTVNLSGGYGQTHKSNQSLQVNHKTGKVNLFASYGYTNNRFIRDLDLYRTIGQESGVRVFDQALHWDNRRASHNARMGIDYQTSERNTISALASGFFLDGKDDLQSANLISGLNGPIDSSLITDNSGTNRYNNLSFNLNNTFNIDTNGRKLAAEIDISRFNDKTVHYYDNYFYNAAGNELRDPEFILNDMPSIIDIQTAKIDYTHPFNKDSKLEVGGKYGSVKSDNDMAFLILNNGNWENNTGMSNHFIYTERVSAAYAIYSQQINNTEIKAGLRMEHTYSDGNSITLNTRNKRDYTNLFPNLSINQKLTDNHQLGISYSRRINRPNYGNLNPFLYYVDPYSYQQGNPFLNPSFTNAYELTYTLFKHYNITAGYQQTNDMVGEVMYQNDETNVLLITQENIAKERVYSLNLNIPISVGKVWSSNTNIHNFYMGYKADIANAPIDFGKFAVQVNSNHTFNITESLKLEATAQYQSPLRWSIYQIGTSWGIDLGINKSFWDKRAQIKLAVTDIFNTRPNDVHTDYNNLNVRIFNQYESRVGRITFTYNFGNQKLKTSQRDLDSSEKNRVGK; encoded by the coding sequence ATGAAAGCCATTCATACAATAAGCCCTACCATTTGCTCAAAACATCCTTTAATTACCGGTTTCTGTTGCCTGTTCAGTATTCTACTTTTCTTCATCAGTCCTACAGTTGCACAGGAAACAACAGCAACCATTAACGGAACAGTAAAAGACGAAACGTCACATCCAATAGATTTCGCCACCGTTTCCTTATTAAAGGCAACCGACTCCTCCTATATCCGTTCAGCATATGCAGATGAGAAGGGTTTATATTCCCTTTCTGCAGAAAAAGAAGGCAAGTATATCCTGATGGCTTCTATGATGGGATACCGTAAAAATTATCAAAACATTGAGGTTGCTAAAGAACAAAAACAAGTAGCTGCACCAGATTTGGTCTTAAGCATGGAAGCACAGTCTCTCGGTGAAGTTACCGTAACCGCTCAACTTCCTCCTGTTGAACGGAAAGATGGTGCACTGGTTGTCAACGTCGAGAATTCCGCCTTAGCGGCTGGCAACACCGCATTGGATATTTTACAACGGTCGCCCGGGGTAACGGTTGACCGAGATGGAAACATTAGCTTAATGGGTAGGCAAGGGGTAATTGTGATGATCGATGGTAAACAAACTTATCTCTCCGCCGAGCAACTAGCCAATTTACTCCGTTCCATGGATGGCAGCAATATACAATCAATCGAACTAAACACCAACCCATCGGCCAAATACGATGCGGCAGGTACAGCTGGCATCATTAATATTAAACTCAAAAAAAACAAAATGGAAGGTACCAATGGTACCGTCAACCTCAGTGGTGGCTACGGACAAACGCATAAAAGCAACCAGTCCTTACAAGTCAATCATAAAACAGGCAAGGTCAATCTTTTCGCTTCTTACGGATACACCAACAACCGTTTCATTAGAGATCTAGATCTTTATAGAACAATCGGTCAGGAATCGGGAGTAAGAGTATTTGATCAGGCTTTACACTGGGATAATCGAAGAGCTAGCCATAACGCACGTATGGGTATCGATTATCAAACCAGTGAACGAAATACGATCAGCGCGCTGGCTTCTGGTTTTTTCCTGGATGGTAAAGACGATCTGCAAAGCGCAAATCTCATCTCGGGCTTAAACGGACCGATTGATTCCTCTTTGATAACCGATAATAGTGGAACTAACCGGTACAATAACCTATCGTTTAATTTAAACAATACCTTTAACATTGATACTAATGGTAGAAAGCTAGCTGCTGAAATTGACATATCACGCTTCAACGACAAAACAGTACACTATTATGATAACTATTTTTACAATGCAGCGGGCAATGAATTACGCGATCCGGAATTTATCTTAAACGATATGCCCTCTATTATCGACATACAAACCGCTAAAATAGATTATACCCATCCGTTCAATAAGGATAGTAAATTAGAGGTAGGTGGAAAATACGGAAGCGTAAAAAGTGACAACGACATGGCTTTCTTGATATTGAATAACGGGAATTGGGAAAACAACACGGGCATGTCTAATCATTTTATATACACAGAAAGAGTTTCGGCAGCATATGCCATTTATAGCCAGCAGATAAATAACACCGAGATTAAAGCTGGGTTACGTATGGAACATACTTACTCTGATGGAAATTCCATCACATTAAATACACGTAATAAAAGAGATTATACCAATCTTTTTCCCAATTTATCGATCAATCAAAAACTAACAGATAATCATCAATTGGGTATATCGTATAGCAGAAGGATTAATCGTCCAAACTACGGTAACCTGAATCCATTTTTATACTATGTTGACCCATACAGTTACCAACAGGGAAACCCTTTCTTGAATCCTTCTTTCACAAACGCCTACGAGTTAACATACACCCTATTCAAGCATTATAACATCACAGCTGGATATCAGCAAACGAATGATATGGTGGGAGAAGTGATGTATCAAAATGACGAAACCAATGTATTGCTAATCACGCAGGAAAACATAGCAAAAGAGCGGGTTTACTCTTTAAATCTAAATATCCCAATATCGGTAGGCAAAGTATGGAGCAGCAACACCAACATTCATAACTTTTATATGGGTTATAAGGCCGATATAGCTAATGCCCCCATCGACTTCGGTAAATTTGCAGTCCAGGTAAACAGTAATCATACCTTTAATATTACGGAAAGCCTCAAACTGGAGGCAACCGCACAATATCAGTCTCCTTTACGTTGGAGTATTTATCAGATTGGCACATCATGGGGAATAGATCTTGGTATTAACAAATCATTTTGGGACAAGCGTGCACAGATCAAACTGGCTGTTACCGACATCTTCAATACCAGGCCCAATGACGTACATACAGACTATAATAATCTGAATGTCCGGATCTTCAACCAGTATGAAAGCAGAGTGGGCCGCATTACCTTTACTTATAACTTTGGAAATCAAAAATTAAAGACCTCTCAACGCGATTTGGATAGTAGTGAAAAAAACAGGGTAGGTAAGTAA
- a CDS encoding DUF423 domain-containing protein: MIAQIFGAAFGLLAVILGAFGAHALKKKFTVEQQQSFETGVRYQMYHAIVLLLFGHIVDASTELVQVTTILFILGTILFSFSIYGLCLSSAFGKKLRFLGPVTPLGGLLLVGAWFLLLYQVVIS; this comes from the coding sequence ATGATAGCACAGATTTTTGGGGCAGCCTTTGGCTTGCTTGCCGTTATTCTTGGCGCCTTTGGTGCGCATGCCTTAAAAAAAAAGTTCACTGTGGAACAGCAGCAAAGTTTTGAAACGGGGGTCAGGTACCAGATGTACCATGCCATTGTATTATTGTTATTTGGCCATATCGTTGATGCGTCAACCGAATTGGTTCAGGTAACTACGATTTTGTTTATTCTAGGTACAATCTTGTTTTCTTTCAGTATCTACGGTTTATGTTTAAGCTCAGCCTTCGGCAAGAAGCTCAGGTTTTTAGGGCCGGTCACGCCACTTGGCGGACTGCTGTTGGTAGGGGCGTGGTTTTTGCTGTTATACCAAGTCGTTATAAGCTAA
- a CDS encoding endo-beta-N-acetylglucosaminidase H — MDKKLFNFKCWPILSLLAIAIACEKGGQLHPVDNENDPANKEGPKSVVYIEVNNHNLLNAGSYTLAQSGKQLFDIAIVFASNINYDADQEKAVLHHNENVTQVLENRNVIIKPLQDKGIKVLLSILGNHQGVGIANFTSRSAAHNFALQLADAVNAYDLDGIDFDDEYARYGENGQPAANDSSFVMLVEELRQLIPDKIISLYDIGPAASNTEWQGKRAGDYINYSWQAYYGNYGAPNIAGLTDKNNLGPAAVWIHQQPSSEASAAALAQRTIDEEYGIFLYYDLPQTNSSAYLSSITNVLYGEGTEMSGDSYPWPIP, encoded by the coding sequence ATGGACAAAAAATTATTTAATTTCAAGTGCTGGCCAATATTATCTTTATTGGCTATCGCTATTGCTTGTGAAAAAGGAGGGCAACTCCATCCCGTTGATAACGAAAACGATCCAGCAAACAAAGAAGGGCCTAAAAGTGTGGTTTATATCGAGGTAAACAACCATAACCTGCTTAATGCAGGTTCTTATACCTTAGCACAAAGCGGTAAACAATTATTTGATATAGCAATTGTATTTGCTTCAAATATAAACTACGATGCTGATCAGGAAAAGGCTGTTCTTCATCACAATGAAAATGTCACTCAAGTACTGGAAAATAGGAATGTTATTATAAAACCTTTGCAAGACAAAGGTATAAAAGTTCTCTTATCCATTCTCGGAAATCATCAAGGTGTTGGAATAGCTAATTTTACCAGTAGAAGTGCAGCACACAATTTTGCTTTACAACTGGCAGATGCTGTAAATGCTTATGATTTAGATGGAATCGACTTTGATGACGAGTATGCTAGATACGGTGAAAACGGGCAACCTGCTGCAAATGACAGCTCCTTCGTCATGCTAGTAGAAGAATTACGTCAGTTAATCCCCGATAAAATCATTTCCTTATATGACATTGGCCCAGCAGCGTCCAACACGGAATGGCAGGGCAAAAGAGCGGGCGACTATATCAACTATAGTTGGCAGGCCTATTACGGCAACTATGGAGCACCCAATATTGCTGGTTTAACGGATAAGAATAATTTGGGGCCTGCGGCGGTATGGATTCACCAACAACCATCAAGCGAAGCAAGCGCTGCTGCCCTTGCACAACGAACAATAGATGAAGAATATGGAATTTTCCTCTATTACGATTTACCACAAACGAATTCGTCTGCTTACCTCTCGTCCATTACCAATGTATTATATGGTGAAGGTACAGAGATGAGCGGAGATTCCTATCCCTGGCCAATACCCTAG
- a CDS encoding LLM class flavin-dependent oxidoreductase, which produces MKKKQIPLSALELAVVTAGGDARKAIDQTVAVAQHIEALGYKRVWLAEHHNMEHIASSATAILIGHVAGNTKHLRVGSGGIMLPNHTPLIVAEQFGTLETLYPGRIDLGLGRAPGTDQLTAMAIRRNNMHAAYQFPDDVQELRQFLDSENVDSKVRAFPGEGLDIPIWILGSSTDSAHLAAKLGLPYAFASHFAPAQFDAAVKIYKQTFQPSEQLKEPYVMACVNVIAAETDEEADFLSTSLYRMFIGILTDVRQPLQAPVPSLNPYWNAEIQYAVNKMTACTFAGSSHTLKEKLSTFIAKHDIDELMVTSYIYDQEKRLQSFTILKEALQDNY; this is translated from the coding sequence ATGAAAAAAAAGCAGATCCCCCTTTCGGCACTTGAGTTGGCTGTTGTGACAGCTGGAGGCGATGCGCGGAAAGCGATTGACCAAACTGTAGCAGTTGCCCAACATATTGAAGCTTTAGGTTATAAACGTGTTTGGCTGGCGGAACATCATAATATGGAACATATTGCCAGCTCAGCTACTGCCATTTTGATAGGTCATGTTGCCGGAAATACCAAACATCTTCGGGTAGGTTCCGGAGGGATCATGTTGCCTAATCATACGCCATTAATCGTTGCTGAGCAATTTGGTACTTTAGAAACACTTTATCCCGGTCGTATTGACTTAGGTTTAGGTAGAGCTCCGGGGACTGATCAATTAACAGCCATGGCTATACGGCGAAATAATATGCACGCTGCATACCAGTTTCCAGACGATGTGCAAGAGCTCCGTCAGTTTCTAGATAGCGAAAACGTTGATAGCAAAGTGCGGGCTTTTCCGGGAGAAGGATTGGATATTCCGATTTGGATACTGGGATCAAGTACAGACAGTGCACATCTGGCCGCAAAATTAGGCTTGCCCTATGCGTTTGCTTCACATTTTGCTCCGGCGCAATTTGATGCTGCGGTAAAAATATATAAACAGACCTTCCAGCCGTCTGAACAGTTAAAGGAACCTTACGTAATGGCCTGCGTAAACGTAATTGCCGCAGAAACAGACGAAGAGGCAGACTTTTTATCTACCAGTTTATACCGTATGTTTATTGGGATATTAACGGATGTACGACAGCCTTTACAAGCACCTGTCCCTTCCCTGAATCCTTATTGGAACGCTGAAATTCAGTATGCTGTCAATAAAATGACAGCCTGTACATTTGCCGGCAGTAGCCATACGCTTAAAGAGAAGTTATCGACCTTCATTGCTAAGCACGATATCGATGAACTGATGGTTACTTCCTACATCTATGATCAAGAAAAAAGGTTACAATCATTTACGATTCTGAAAGAAGCCTTGCAGGATAACTATTAA
- a CDS encoding DedA family protein, whose product MLDAKSLIDYGGLILIVLSVYAQTGFFFCFFVPSGGLMFTAGILIASGHYNYNIWFVCLLLTLAAAAGNATGYWFGNRTAHLLLKRKNSRFFKKHYLLSAENFYHKYGAVALIVGLFLPIIRTFAPIVSGMIRLNFYRFLLFTSIGSITYVFSFVLAGYLTGKMPFLKPYLTYFVVLFLLLVTTPIIIRIIRTLKQGVNDHKN is encoded by the coding sequence ATGCTGGATGCCAAATCCTTAATAGATTACGGAGGACTAATTTTAATTGTGCTGTCTGTTTATGCACAAACCGGATTCTTCTTCTGTTTCTTTGTACCTAGCGGTGGACTGATGTTTACTGCCGGAATATTAATCGCAAGCGGTCATTATAACTATAATATATGGTTTGTTTGCCTGTTACTGACCTTAGCCGCGGCAGCAGGTAATGCTACAGGTTATTGGTTTGGCAACCGTACAGCTCACCTATTGCTTAAGCGGAAAAATTCGCGGTTCTTTAAGAAGCACTATCTGTTATCTGCAGAGAATTTCTATCACAAATATGGTGCCGTAGCCTTAATAGTGGGATTATTTCTACCAATTATACGAACTTTCGCTCCAATTGTATCGGGGATGATCAGACTGAATTTTTACCGCTTCCTGTTATTTACAAGCATTGGCTCAATCACTTATGTCTTTAGTTTCGTATTAGCGGGGTATCTTACCGGTAAGATGCCTTTTCTAAAACCTTATCTAACCTATTTTGTTGTACTTTTTCTATTGTTGGTTACAACGCCGATCATTATTCGTATTATACGGACCTTGAAGCAAGGTGTTAATGATCACAAGAACTGA